From the genome of Vibrio navarrensis, one region includes:
- a CDS encoding DUF7281 domain-containing protein, with protein sequence MSQPLIAALKRLMNAHPEAIAASTMTTAQKRQLDEFCRKTHSVRMTPSGRGVAYRIEDLAVVTVTLQQLSPNQDLPLSIPPRAANIASTRSSKQGRITHDATHVFIKTQAQPNWYDRDRPTEQLQRASEEFGVAALEIGGDKNHTLYSKHPIWLVENQELFDRLDWLPTSEPTSVIWYRGQLHNKLIDWLAAPQRSPLIYLFADYDGVGLNNYRRLKERLGERATFWLMPNWRTLLTRYGQNKLWIDTAREFESFERNAGQWLEQENELKALIQAMKSQGLALEQEVVWLNSAL encoded by the coding sequence ATGAGCCAGCCATTGATTGCCGCCTTAAAACGGCTCATGAATGCACATCCAGAGGCGATTGCAGCGAGCACAATGACGACAGCGCAGAAAAGGCAACTCGACGAATTTTGCCGAAAGACTCACAGCGTGCGAATGACGCCTAGCGGCAGAGGCGTTGCCTACCGCATTGAAGACTTAGCCGTCGTGACCGTGACTCTACAGCAATTGTCACCAAATCAAGACTTACCATTATCGATTCCGCCAAGAGCCGCGAATATCGCCAGCACTCGAAGTAGTAAACAGGGAAGAATCACCCACGATGCCACTCATGTATTTATTAAGACCCAAGCTCAGCCGAATTGGTATGACAGAGATAGGCCAACAGAACAGTTACAACGGGCGAGCGAAGAATTTGGCGTTGCCGCGCTAGAAATCGGCGGCGATAAAAATCATACACTGTACAGCAAACATCCTATCTGGCTCGTGGAGAACCAAGAGCTGTTTGATAGGCTTGATTGGCTGCCCACTTCGGAGCCCACCAGCGTGATTTGGTATCGCGGCCAGCTGCATAATAAGTTGATCGATTGGCTGGCAGCTCCGCAGCGGTCGCCATTAATCTATTTATTTGCTGATTATGATGGAGTGGGGCTGAACAATTACCGCCGCTTAAAAGAGCGGCTCGGAGAAAGAGCCACTTTTTGGCTGATGCCGAATTGGCGTACCTTATTAACTCGCTACGGACAAAATAAACTCTGGATTGACACTGCACGAGAGTTTGAGTCCTTTGAGCGTAATGCTGGCCAATGGCTCGAACAGGAAAATGAGTTAAAAGCACTTATACAAGCAATGAAGAGTCAGGGGTTGGCCTTAGAACAAGAAGTGGTTTGGCTAAATAGTGCGCTTTAA
- a CDS encoding type II toxin-antitoxin system HipA family toxin, which produces MEVITITYQGDLVGAVSFDTEKGLGSFEYDPSFVKKGVELSPIKMPLSNRIYRFPELDFNTFKGLPGLIADSLPDDFGNAVLNAWVASQGRSPSDITPLQRLQYTGKRGMGALEYAPATKLQSLNASQQVEIQSLVSIAQEILDSRGNFEVELKQNGQDDREAMMSLLSVGMSAGGARPKAVLAFNEDFTQVRSGQTKVPSGFTHYLMKFDGVSEHNKNQETFGDPLGYGAMEFVYHLMANKCGVDMMPCRLLHEGNRRHFITQRFDRIKNSKVHVQTLNGLAHIDYKKPGAFSYAELFGIARQLKLSAVEAEQLFKRMTFNIIARNHDDHSKNFAFMLKQDRLKKDKWSLAPAYDLAYSYKPGSKWVNSHWMSLNGKRDNFTRSDFYSLEKLSPIFNKRKIDDIIDSTLEHVSTWRQLAEEWDVPKTLIDEIQENLRLDI; this is translated from the coding sequence ATGGAAGTCATTACAATAACTTACCAAGGCGATCTCGTTGGCGCAGTGAGTTTTGACACTGAAAAGGGACTTGGATCATTTGAATATGATCCCAGCTTTGTAAAAAAGGGAGTCGAGCTTTCCCCAATCAAAATGCCATTATCGAATCGTATCTATCGCTTTCCCGAACTGGATTTCAATACCTTTAAAGGCCTACCCGGTTTAATTGCGGACTCCTTACCTGATGATTTTGGTAACGCGGTTCTCAACGCATGGGTTGCAAGCCAGGGCCGTTCACCGAGTGACATTACACCACTGCAACGCCTCCAATATACGGGAAAGCGAGGCATGGGAGCTCTTGAGTATGCGCCAGCGACAAAGTTACAAAGTTTAAATGCTTCACAACAGGTAGAAATCCAATCGCTCGTTTCAATTGCACAAGAAATCTTAGATTCACGAGGTAATTTTGAAGTAGAGCTCAAACAAAATGGCCAAGACGATAGAGAAGCAATGATGTCTTTATTATCTGTTGGTATGAGTGCGGGAGGCGCAAGACCGAAAGCCGTATTAGCATTTAATGAAGATTTTACTCAAGTCCGCTCCGGCCAAACCAAAGTGCCAAGTGGGTTTACCCATTATTTGATGAAGTTTGATGGTGTGAGTGAGCATAACAAAAATCAAGAAACCTTCGGTGACCCATTAGGTTATGGAGCAATGGAGTTTGTTTATCATTTAATGGCTAACAAATGCGGTGTCGATATGATGCCATGCCGCTTACTCCATGAAGGCAATCGACGACACTTTATTACACAGCGGTTTGATCGAATTAAAAATAGCAAGGTACACGTACAAACGCTAAACGGTCTTGCCCACATTGATTATAAAAAGCCGGGGGCATTCTCTTACGCAGAGTTATTTGGCATTGCCAGACAGTTGAAGCTTTCCGCTGTTGAAGCTGAGCAGCTATTCAAGCGCATGACGTTCAATATCATTGCTCGAAATCATGACGACCACTCAAAGAACTTTGCCTTTATGTTGAAACAAGACAGGCTGAAAAAAGACAAATGGTCTCTCGCACCAGCTTATGATTTAGCCTATAGCTATAAACCAGGCAGTAAATGGGTGAACAGCCATTGGATGAGCTTGAATGGTAAAAGAGATAACTTTACACGAAGTGATTTCTATAGCTTAGAGAAACTAAGCCCTATTTTTAACAAGCGAAAAATCGACGATATTATCGATTCAACGCTTGAGCACGTATCAACTTGGCGTCAGCTTGCTGAGGAATGGGATGTACCAAAAACACTGATAGATGAAATACAAGAAAACTTGCGGCTCGATATTTAG
- a CDS encoding helix-turn-helix transcriptional regulator — protein MKHVTAAALAEEIGDRLKQARLNRDLTQSEVAEIAGIARKTVLNAEKGKVQLDIMIAILMALDLTEQIDLFIPKQEISPLQLAKLQGKKRQRASGQRSNKDEETPEW, from the coding sequence GTGAAACATGTAACAGCCGCAGCATTAGCAGAAGAAATCGGCGATAGGTTGAAGCAAGCTCGACTAAATCGAGACCTAACACAATCTGAAGTTGCAGAAATTGCTGGCATTGCCCGCAAAACGGTTTTGAATGCAGAAAAAGGAAAAGTGCAGCTCGATATCATGATTGCGATATTAATGGCATTAGACCTTACAGAACAAATTGATCTCTTTATCCCTAAACAAGAAATTTCTCCCTTACAGCTGGCCAAACTGCAAGGAAAGAAAAGGCAGAGGGCCTCTGGCCAGCGCAGTAATAAAGATGAGGAAACACCAGAATGGTAA
- a CDS encoding YecA/YgfB family protein yields MTLFDILSLEELDGKLLNLAKTQGFVTSMAAAPNILDPHEWLPFLWGGEETAPFSDGEQLEAYIDAVVQLWNQARPALLDGSWQWPETCKLDEAEIVNQATRDFCEGVLQGWQLARDDWETLMPEESEENALLGGVLLSLTMLYDPETTIATLSEQGFEGLEQFAEIFNAMPVMLCGLTQRGVMLAEQQ; encoded by the coding sequence TTGACGTTATTTGACATTCTTTCCCTTGAGGAATTAGACGGTAAGCTGCTCAATCTTGCTAAAACGCAGGGCTTTGTCACTTCAATGGCGGCGGCGCCCAACATCCTCGACCCACATGAATGGCTGCCTTTCTTATGGGGAGGTGAAGAAACCGCACCTTTTTCTGACGGTGAACAACTTGAAGCATACATTGATGCGGTAGTGCAACTGTGGAATCAGGCTCGCCCAGCGCTGCTGGATGGCTCTTGGCAGTGGCCAGAAACCTGCAAGTTGGATGAAGCGGAAATCGTTAACCAAGCCACTCGCGACTTTTGTGAAGGTGTCCTGCAAGGGTGGCAACTGGCGCGCGATGATTGGGAAACCTTGATGCCAGAAGAGAGTGAGGAAAATGCCCTACTCGGCGGTGTGTTGCTCTCTTTAACGATGCTTTACGACCCAGAAACTACCATCGCGACATTGAGCGAACAGGGCTTTGAAGGGCTTGAGCAGTTTGCGGAGATCTTTAACGCCATGCCAGTGATGCTTTGCGGCCTAACTCAGCGTGGTGTGATGCTCGCTGAGCAGCAATAA
- a CDS encoding hybrid sensor histidine kinase/response regulator, whose translation MEIRSSLRNKSILALSLYLCFFLAIIGSVTYFVVEPLVRSKIEQNLDLRTDLLAAQIEGPLNSSLGLLDSLVGFAQGNPPPSQLSRGIANIIAASGNIVSSGGLWPEPELNQAKPVYRSLFFNKTKQGGVAQVHLYNNPESNGYHLQPWYQSVANQPSGQLSWSQVYIDPYTQVQMITASKPYYINGQFVGVATVDLSLQALFDFIRKHTEIYQLGVTISALNGSLITEYNYSLVRGRYVSQIELSDFHWNMKVVSARQLIADEVFDKVLRVEWGILPFLLICVLAGYYLLNRYLIAPIITIAQSVDNSKTGGIVDIDYQSDDEIKHLIDAFNEKTVYLEAEKVKAQASTNAKTAFLATLSHEIRTPMNGVLGTAQLLLKTPLTDEQKKHLKTLYDSGDHMMTLLNEILDYSKIEQGHMEFDLAPFPFDSIIGSVNSIYYTLCAEKGLQFRVYSQVARDRWYHADRARLRQILFNLLNNAVKFTSHGVVEVYLEEVFKGGQNYLVIKVKDTGIGIPIAAQKRIFRPFEQAESSTTRRYGGTGLGLAIVKKIVEKLGGKISVSSQEGLGSCFNVELPLQVCEAGSVEQEPNYHLDYQGLTVLIVEDNRTNAIILETFMRNKGFVPTCVENGQEALDLLPHQSFDLILMDNHMPVLDGIEAIRAIRAMPNTINQVLIFGCTADVFKETRACMCEAGANHIIAKPVVEKELDDALFRYADLLYQYRREA comes from the coding sequence ATGGAAATTCGCTCATCACTTCGCAACAAAAGCATTCTCGCCTTGAGTTTGTACCTCTGTTTTTTCCTCGCCATCATCGGCAGCGTCACCTATTTTGTGGTTGAGCCTTTAGTGCGCAGCAAAATCGAGCAGAATCTGGATTTAAGAACCGATCTGCTTGCCGCGCAAATAGAAGGGCCGCTCAATAGCTCGCTCGGGCTGCTCGACAGCCTCGTTGGTTTCGCTCAAGGTAATCCACCGCCATCGCAACTTTCCCGTGGTATAGCCAATATCATCGCTGCCAGCGGCAATATTGTCTCCAGTGGTGGGCTCTGGCCGGAGCCGGAACTCAACCAAGCGAAACCTGTCTATCGAAGCTTGTTTTTTAATAAAACCAAGCAAGGTGGTGTCGCTCAGGTGCATCTGTATAACAACCCGGAATCCAATGGATACCATCTTCAGCCTTGGTATCAGTCCGTTGCAAATCAACCTTCAGGTCAGTTAAGTTGGTCGCAGGTGTATATCGACCCTTATACACAAGTGCAGATGATCACCGCATCCAAACCCTATTACATTAACGGGCAGTTTGTCGGGGTGGCAACGGTTGATCTCTCCTTGCAAGCGCTATTTGATTTTATCCGCAAACATACCGAGATTTACCAACTTGGGGTCACCATCAGCGCATTAAATGGCAGTTTGATCACCGAGTACAACTATAGTCTTGTTCGAGGCCGTTACGTTAGCCAGATTGAACTCAGCGATTTTCACTGGAATATGAAAGTGGTGAGTGCGCGACAATTGATCGCTGACGAAGTCTTCGACAAAGTGCTACGGGTGGAATGGGGCATTTTGCCTTTCTTACTCATCTGTGTTTTAGCTGGGTACTACTTACTTAATCGCTATTTGATTGCACCAATCATCACGATTGCGCAAAGCGTGGACAACTCAAAAACCGGCGGGATCGTTGATATCGATTATCAAAGCGATGACGAGATCAAACATCTGATTGATGCGTTTAACGAGAAAACCGTCTATCTAGAGGCAGAAAAAGTTAAAGCACAAGCGTCAACCAATGCCAAAACTGCCTTTTTAGCCACTTTGTCGCACGAAATTCGTACACCCATGAATGGTGTATTGGGCACGGCGCAGTTGTTGCTGAAAACGCCATTAACCGACGAACAGAAAAAGCACCTAAAAACGCTATACGATTCCGGTGATCATATGATGACTTTGCTCAATGAGATCTTGGATTACTCCAAAATCGAGCAAGGACACATGGAATTTGATCTCGCCCCATTCCCGTTTGACTCGATCATTGGCAGCGTAAACAGCATCTACTACACCTTGTGTGCAGAAAAAGGACTGCAATTTCGCGTCTATTCACAGGTTGCCAGAGATCGTTGGTACCATGCAGACCGTGCACGCCTGCGGCAAATACTATTCAACTTACTCAATAATGCGGTGAAGTTTACGTCCCATGGCGTGGTTGAAGTCTACTTGGAAGAAGTGTTCAAAGGAGGGCAGAACTACCTTGTGATTAAAGTTAAAGACACAGGAATCGGCATTCCTATTGCAGCACAAAAACGTATTTTCCGCCCGTTTGAACAAGCAGAATCCTCGACCACCCGACGCTACGGCGGTACTGGCCTTGGTCTGGCAATCGTTAAAAAAATCGTTGAAAAGTTAGGTGGTAAAATTAGCGTTTCCAGTCAAGAAGGGCTTGGCAGTTGCTTTAACGTCGAGTTACCACTGCAAGTGTGTGAAGCGGGGAGTGTGGAGCAAGAGCCAAATTATCATCTCGACTATCAAGGGTTGACCGTGCTGATTGTTGAAGACAACCGTACCAACGCCATCATTCTTGAAACGTTTATGCGCAACAAAGGCTTTGTTCCCACTTGCGTCGAAAACGGCCAAGAAGCGCTGGATCTTTTACCGCATCAATCATTCGACTTGATCTTAATGGACAATCACATGCCCGTACTGGATGGTATTGAAGCCATTCGTGCCATTCGTGCCATGCCAAACACGATTAACCAAGTCTTGATCTTCGGTTGCACGGCCGATGTATTCAAAGAAACACGTGCCTGCATGTGCGAGGCCGGTGCCAATCACATCATCGCCAAACCGGTTGTAGAGAAAGAGCTCGATGATGCCTTGTTCCGGTACGCAGACTTGCTCTACCAATACCGCCGTGAGGCATAA
- a CDS encoding L-alanine exporter AlaE — translation MKSRAPFCIRHAAADTFAMVVFCFISGMIIEILISGMTFQQSLASRTLSIPVNIAIAWPYGVFRDWVLRQGAKVSTSGLMKNVSDLVAYVLFQSPVYAGILLAVGASTEQIITAVTSNAIISCGMGVLYGYFLDMCRRWFKVPGYYQQA, via the coding sequence ATGAAATCTCGTGCGCCATTTTGTATCCGTCATGCAGCAGCAGATACTTTTGCTATGGTGGTTTTTTGCTTTATCTCAGGGATGATTATCGAGATTCTGATTTCTGGAATGACCTTCCAGCAATCATTGGCATCACGAACGTTGTCGATTCCAGTCAACATCGCCATTGCTTGGCCTTACGGTGTGTTTCGTGATTGGGTATTACGTCAAGGCGCGAAAGTGTCGACCAGCGGACTGATGAAAAACGTCTCCGATTTGGTGGCGTATGTGCTGTTCCAATCCCCAGTTTACGCAGGCATTCTGCTTGCCGTGGGCGCATCAACAGAGCAGATCATTACAGCCGTGACCAGCAATGCGATTATCTCTTGCGGTATGGGCGTTCTGTATGGCTACTTCCTAGATATGTGTCGCCGCTGGTTCAAGGTTCCGGGGTACTATCAACAAGCTTAG
- the hsdR gene encoding EcoAI/FtnUII family type I restriction enzme subunit R — MTINKKELSERDICTKFITPAIVGVGWKHHQFREEVKLTDGRIEARGPLVHRITDRDKKGGPKFADYVLYAKPNLPIVVVEAKKNKYPIGHGMQQALAYAEMLDAPFAISSNGDGFLLHDRTGLTSPTERELELSEFPKLEELLPIYLKWKGLDDDITRTIAEQPYHVGLSGKEPRYYQRTAINRTVEAIARGQDRILLVMATGTGKTYTAFQIIWRLRQAKAKKRILFLADRNILVDQTMQQDFAPFGEVMHKVTNRTANKNYEVYLALYQAVTGKDEWKQIYRQFPSDFFDLVVVDECHRGSAKEDSAWREVLKYFESATHIGLTATPKEVKPVEGVITNPEYNFKYFGEPLYTYTLKQGIEDGFLAPYKVIRIASNVDALGYTPEEGKTDKHGFKVEQRHYNTKDFDRSMILTKRTQFVARKIWEYLEKTDPMSKTIVFCEDQDHTERMRQELVKLIPTAAANRRYVMRITGDDTEGKKQLSYFIDNDEPYPVIATTSKLLTTGVDAKTCKLIALDQNINSMTEFKQIIGRGSRLREDCNKLFFTIMDFKGATRLFADPEFDGEPVVIYEPDEGDSVVPPANEPEDEDNEDESSKPKQKRSKIVLDDVDVDLAAQREQYLGEDGKLITEDYRVLVKAQIEESVKQKYATLSDFLKRWHESDRKQAIIDEMNELGLSYQVLQQAIPNGEELDTFDLIAYLVFDQKPLTRQERANNVKKRDVFGKYGEQAKAVLEALLEKFAENGVQDIENSSILEMPPFTKFGTKTQIRRGIFGDLEQYQKALKELEIELYRDDEVA, encoded by the coding sequence ATGACAATAAACAAAAAAGAACTTTCCGAAAGAGATATATGTACGAAGTTCATCACTCCCGCAATTGTAGGTGTAGGCTGGAAGCATCATCAATTTAGAGAGGAAGTAAAACTCACAGATGGCCGAATTGAGGCTCGAGGCCCTTTGGTTCACCGCATTACGGATCGCGATAAAAAAGGCGGCCCCAAGTTTGCGGATTATGTCTTGTACGCCAAACCCAATCTGCCAATTGTTGTTGTCGAAGCTAAAAAAAACAAATATCCCATAGGGCATGGTATGCAACAAGCACTAGCGTATGCGGAGATGCTTGATGCGCCATTTGCTATTTCCAGTAATGGAGATGGTTTTTTATTGCATGATAGAACTGGGCTAACCTCTCCGACAGAGAGGGAGTTGGAACTATCCGAGTTTCCTAAGTTAGAAGAGCTCCTGCCTATTTATCTTAAATGGAAAGGGCTTGATGACGATATCACTCGTACTATCGCTGAACAGCCTTATCATGTTGGTCTCTCAGGTAAAGAGCCCCGCTACTACCAAAGAACTGCCATCAACCGCACGGTGGAGGCGATTGCTAGAGGCCAAGACCGAATTTTATTGGTGATGGCTACGGGGACAGGAAAAACCTACACCGCATTTCAGATAATTTGGCGTCTACGACAAGCCAAAGCAAAAAAAAGAATCCTCTTTTTAGCTGACCGCAACATACTCGTCGATCAAACTATGCAGCAGGATTTCGCTCCTTTTGGTGAGGTAATGCACAAGGTAACCAATCGTACTGCGAATAAAAACTACGAGGTTTACCTCGCGTTATATCAAGCAGTCACAGGAAAAGATGAATGGAAACAGATATATCGACAGTTCCCATCAGATTTTTTCGATTTAGTGGTTGTCGATGAATGCCATAGAGGAAGTGCAAAGGAAGACTCTGCTTGGCGTGAAGTGTTGAAATATTTTGAGAGCGCAACTCACATCGGACTAACGGCAACACCTAAAGAAGTAAAACCTGTCGAAGGTGTTATTACTAACCCTGAATACAACTTTAAGTATTTCGGCGAGCCACTCTATACATATACCTTAAAACAAGGCATTGAAGATGGTTTTCTTGCCCCCTACAAAGTGATCCGAATAGCGTCAAATGTTGATGCCCTAGGCTATACACCGGAAGAAGGGAAAACCGACAAGCACGGCTTCAAAGTTGAACAGCGACATTACAATACCAAGGATTTTGATAGAAGTATGATACTTACAAAGCGGACACAGTTTGTGGCTCGCAAGATATGGGAGTATCTAGAAAAAACCGATCCTATGTCAAAAACTATTGTGTTCTGTGAAGACCAAGATCACACAGAGAGAATGCGTCAAGAGCTGGTTAAGCTGATTCCTACCGCAGCAGCAAATCGACGTTATGTCATGCGGATAACTGGTGATGACACAGAAGGAAAGAAGCAGTTATCTTATTTCATCGATAATGATGAGCCTTATCCAGTCATCGCGACGACATCTAAACTGCTCACGACAGGTGTAGATGCTAAAACATGTAAGCTGATTGCCCTTGATCAAAACATCAACTCGATGACAGAGTTCAAACAGATCATTGGTAGAGGCTCAAGACTTCGTGAAGATTGCAACAAGTTGTTTTTCACGATCATGGACTTTAAAGGAGCAACGAGGCTATTTGCTGACCCAGAGTTTGATGGTGAGCCTGTTGTAATTTACGAGCCTGATGAAGGTGACTCGGTCGTGCCCCCAGCAAATGAGCCTGAAGACGAGGATAACGAGGATGAGTCCAGCAAGCCTAAACAGAAGAGATCGAAAATTGTTCTTGATGACGTCGACGTTGATTTAGCTGCTCAACGAGAGCAGTACCTTGGTGAAGACGGCAAATTGATAACGGAGGACTATCGTGTCTTGGTCAAGGCGCAAATTGAAGAGTCAGTAAAACAAAAATATGCTACTCTCAGCGACTTTTTGAAACGTTGGCACGAGAGCGACCGTAAGCAAGCCATTATCGACGAAATGAACGAACTGGGGCTGTCTTATCAAGTTTTGCAACAGGCGATCCCGAATGGCGAAGAGCTAGATACTTTTGACTTGATTGCGTATCTCGTCTTTGACCAGAAGCCATTAACACGGCAAGAACGTGCCAATAATGTGAAAAAGCGAGATGTGTTCGGTAAATATGGTGAACAAGCAAAAGCGGTATTAGAAGCATTGCTGGAAAAGTTTGCTGAGAATGGTGTTCAAGATATTGAAAATTCAAGCATTTTAGAGATGCCGCCGTTTACAAAGTTTGGTACAAAAACACAAATAAGGCGTGGTATTTTTGGCGATTTGGAGCAATATCAGAAAGCGCTCAAAGAGCTAGAAATAGAGCTTTATCGTGATGATGAAGTTGCATAA
- a CDS encoding condensin complex protein MksE, translating into MQNSKLDLTVLTHLTELFGLFNSGRHLNRSTDAALWYELEQQSEQYRHLFSNLGFELRIDGRGFAWFHDDEGNQNINKQSRQLTLLLMVIFDYQADNGRSLSQFYQWTIDNKVLNEVYEKHQGLLDAEELDQGALVKILENAVRKGFAIQENNHWRLLPSVYRYLDHFEAITDQASVSDVITDEEGESC; encoded by the coding sequence ATGCAAAATAGCAAACTCGATTTAACCGTGCTGACACATCTCACAGAACTGTTCGGCTTATTCAATTCAGGTCGACACTTGAACCGTTCGACAGATGCAGCCCTTTGGTATGAGCTCGAACAGCAATCGGAACAGTATCGACATCTATTTTCTAACCTAGGGTTTGAGCTACGTATCGATGGCCGTGGTTTTGCTTGGTTTCATGACGATGAAGGGAATCAAAATATCAACAAGCAATCGCGACAGTTGACGCTTTTGCTGATGGTGATTTTTGACTACCAAGCGGACAATGGTCGCTCTTTGAGTCAGTTTTATCAGTGGACCATTGACAATAAAGTGCTAAATGAGGTCTATGAAAAGCATCAAGGATTGTTGGATGCAGAAGAGTTAGATCAAGGTGCATTGGTAAAAATCCTCGAAAATGCGGTGCGAAAAGGCTTTGCGATTCAAGAAAACAACCACTGGCGCTTATTGCCTTCGGTATATCGTTACTTAGACCACTTTGAGGCGATTACCGATCAAGCCTCTGTCAGCGATGTAATCACTGATGAGGAGGGTGAATCATGCTAA
- a CDS encoding restriction endonuclease, producing the protein MIPNYQVFMRPFLDVVNAAGGEEVKLRDVINQLADKFELSEAEREERLPSGKQTVLDNRIGWARTYLTKAGMLEVTRRAHFVITERGLNAISNPNTVIDNQYLKQFDEFIAFKDQKNEQPEVGESSQSVAEETTPDEVLRAAYKQINDALASEILARTRKVSPAFFEQLLIDLLLAMGYGGSGEGMAHTLGKSGDNGVDGVINQDPLGVDQVYIQAKRYADGNNISASDIRDFFGALNLKKAQKGIFITTSDFTPSSVQTAKDLGMRIVLINGKELAKLMLRYNIGSRDEQVIYLKRIDEEFFEL; encoded by the coding sequence ATGATACCGAATTACCAAGTGTTTATGCGTCCATTTTTGGACGTCGTAAACGCGGCTGGTGGAGAGGAAGTTAAGCTGCGTGACGTTATCAACCAGTTAGCGGATAAGTTTGAACTTTCTGAAGCTGAGCGTGAAGAGCGCTTGCCAAGTGGAAAGCAAACGGTTTTGGATAACCGTATTGGTTGGGCTAGGACATATTTGACCAAGGCTGGCATGCTTGAAGTTACACGTCGTGCTCATTTCGTCATCACTGAACGTGGACTAAACGCGATTAGTAATCCAAATACAGTGATAGATAACCAATACCTAAAACAGTTTGATGAGTTTATCGCGTTTAAAGACCAAAAAAATGAGCAGCCTGAAGTGGGTGAGTCTAGCCAAAGTGTTGCAGAAGAAACAACGCCAGACGAAGTTCTGCGCGCGGCTTACAAACAAATCAATGATGCGCTAGCCTCGGAAATTCTCGCCCGTACACGTAAAGTCAGCCCTGCATTTTTCGAACAGCTACTGATAGATCTGCTTCTTGCCATGGGGTATGGCGGCAGTGGAGAGGGTATGGCTCACACCTTGGGTAAAAGTGGTGACAACGGTGTTGATGGCGTTATAAATCAAGATCCATTGGGTGTCGACCAGGTATACATTCAAGCCAAACGTTATGCGGACGGCAACAATATTAGCGCCAGTGATATCCGAGACTTCTTTGGTGCGCTTAACCTAAAGAAGGCGCAGAAAGGCATCTTTATCACTACCTCTGATTTCACGCCTTCCTCTGTTCAAACCGCAAAAGATTTAGGCATGCGCATCGTACTGATTAATGGCAAAGAGTTAGCCAAATTGATGCTCCGCTACAACATCGGTAGCCGTGATGAGCAGGTGATTTACCTCAAACGTATCGATGAAGAGTTTTTTGAGCTTTAA